The following proteins are co-located in the Heliorestis convoluta genome:
- a CDS encoding metal ABC transporter solute-binding protein, Zn/Mn family — MLQKKGLIIAPLLLFFLLVAGCTQSQQGTPSQDQSDSNNKLNIVTTTTMITDLVRVVGGDVVEVQGLMGAGIDPHLYKASAGDVNRMRQADLIIYNGLHLEGKMADIFEEFEGTQVITVAITDAVDESILLPAEDEGNLYDPHIWFDVELWQKAAIYVRDALIEADEKNRAIYEANTEEYLQELEKLHAYVKEQVANIPKDQRVLVTAHDAFGYFGRAYDFEVLGLQGISTTTEAGIADMQALADLIAERKIPAIYIETSVPPRSIEALQKAVQAKGFYVAIGGELFSDAMGDSGTPEGTYLGMVRHNVDTIVEGLSK, encoded by the coding sequence GTGTTACAAAAGAAGGGGCTCATCATTGCACCATTGCTACTTTTTTTCTTACTTGTAGCAGGTTGTACACAAAGTCAGCAAGGAACACCATCACAAGATCAGTCGGATAGCAACAACAAGTTGAATATTGTCACGACAACGACAATGATTACCGATCTCGTTCGTGTTGTCGGTGGTGATGTTGTAGAGGTACAAGGATTGATGGGAGCCGGTATTGATCCCCATCTCTACAAAGCAAGTGCTGGTGATGTGAATCGAATGCGCCAGGCTGATTTGATTATCTACAATGGTTTGCATCTAGAAGGAAAAATGGCTGATATTTTTGAAGAATTTGAAGGGACTCAAGTCATAACCGTAGCGATAACGGATGCGGTTGATGAGTCGATTCTACTACCGGCAGAAGATGAGGGGAATTTATACGATCCCCATATCTGGTTCGATGTAGAACTGTGGCAAAAAGCAGCGATCTATGTACGGGATGCTCTTATTGAAGCGGATGAAAAAAATAGAGCGATTTATGAAGCAAATACAGAAGAGTATCTGCAAGAATTAGAGAAACTGCATGCTTACGTGAAAGAACAAGTTGCGAACATACCCAAAGACCAACGCGTCCTCGTAACCGCTCATGATGCCTTTGGTTACTTTGGTCGAGCTTATGACTTTGAAGTCTTAGGCTTACAAGGTATTAGCACAACGACAGAGGCAGGCATTGCCGATATGCAGGCGTTGGCAGACTTGATTGCAGAACGCAAAATTCCAGCCATTTATATTGAAACATCGGTGCCACCGAGAAGCATTGAAGCACTACAAAAAGCAGTGCAAGCAAAAGGCTTCTATGTAGCCATTGGAGGAGAACTTTTTTCCGACGCCATGGGTGATTCTGGCACACCAGAAGGGACCTATCTAGGCATGGTTCGTCACAATGTGGATACGATTGTAGAAGGCCTATCGAAGTAA
- a CDS encoding metal ABC transporter ATP-binding protein: protein MMSMNALDVNDLTVAYKEKPVLWDIDLTVPPAVLLAVIGPNGAGKTTLIKSILGLIPTVAGRVRIYGRPYKEQRKQVAYVPQRGTVDWDFPTSVLDVVTMGLYGTLGWLKRPGKEEKKKALEALEMVSMTDYAHRQISQLSGGQQQRVFLARALVQQAQIYFMDEPFQGVDAMTEKAILRLLKDLRSAGKTVIVVHHDLQTVPEYFDWVTLLNTRLVANGPMEEVFTEANLEKAYGGRFLQLKANARAMP from the coding sequence ATGATGTCAATGAATGCTTTAGATGTGAATGATTTAACGGTAGCTTATAAAGAAAAGCCTGTGCTCTGGGATATTGATCTTACAGTACCACCGGCTGTTTTGCTTGCTGTCATTGGACCGAATGGTGCAGGCAAAACAACACTGATTAAATCTATTCTCGGTCTGATTCCTACGGTAGCTGGAAGGGTGCGCATTTACGGTCGACCTTACAAAGAACAGCGAAAACAAGTGGCTTACGTACCCCAGAGAGGAACTGTAGATTGGGACTTTCCAACAAGTGTCCTCGATGTGGTGACCATGGGGCTCTATGGTACTTTAGGCTGGCTCAAAAGACCAGGAAAAGAAGAAAAGAAAAAAGCCCTAGAAGCTTTGGAAATGGTATCTATGACAGACTATGCTCATCGCCAGATCAGTCAGCTTTCTGGGGGGCAGCAGCAACGCGTTTTTCTTGCTCGTGCCCTGGTTCAGCAAGCACAAATCTATTTCATGGATGAACCTTTTCAAGGGGTAGATGCCATGACAGAAAAAGCAATCTTACGATTGTTAAAAGATTTGCGCTCTGCTGGGAAAACGGTTATTGTGGTACACCATGATCTACAGACAGTGCCAGAATATTTCGACTGGGTTACTTTATTGAACACGCGTCTCGTTGCCAATGGACCGATGGAAGAAGTCTTTACAGAAGCCAATCTCGAAAAAGCCTATGGCGGCAGGTTCTTACAGTTGAAAGCAAATGCGAGGGCAATGCCATGA
- a CDS encoding metal ABC transporter permease — protein sequence MKELFLALFFDHTLRTVAMGAAALGIVSGALGSFAVLRRQSLLGDAISHAALPGIALAFLLTGSKSALVLLFGAAMAGALATWLVTQIAGLTRVKYDSALGIILSVFFGFGLVLLTYIQKLPNSNQAGLEKFLFGQAAAIVEKDVLLMAGLGLVALFLLFLFWKEFKLLSFDRDFGTTLGYPMALIDFVLTTLLVLAIVIGLQTVGVVLMSAMLIAPAVAARQWTDHLGIMVLLAAFFGAFAGVAGTVASSTISRMPAGPAIVVAVSILVIISILFAPRRGVIWQRGRDYLMRQRFRAMGGKKNG from the coding sequence ATGAAAGAATTGTTTCTTGCCCTTTTTTTTGATCATACCTTACGCACCGTTGCTATGGGAGCTGCTGCTTTAGGAATCGTCAGTGGTGCCTTAGGATCTTTTGCTGTACTACGACGTCAAAGCCTGCTTGGCGATGCCATTTCTCATGCAGCGTTGCCAGGAATTGCCCTTGCTTTTTTGCTTACAGGCAGTAAGTCAGCCCTTGTGTTATTGTTTGGCGCTGCCATGGCTGGCGCTCTAGCAACTTGGTTGGTAACCCAGATTGCGGGATTAACAAGAGTGAAATATGACAGTGCCCTAGGAATTATTTTATCGGTCTTTTTTGGCTTTGGTCTTGTCTTACTTACCTATATTCAAAAGCTTCCCAATTCCAATCAAGCAGGTCTGGAGAAATTCCTTTTTGGTCAAGCGGCAGCCATTGTAGAAAAAGATGTATTGTTAATGGCGGGGCTTGGCCTCGTAGCTTTGTTTCTTCTCTTTTTGTTCTGGAAAGAATTTAAGCTACTTAGTTTTGATCGTGATTTTGGGACCACCTTGGGCTATCCCATGGCTTTGATTGATTTTGTATTGACGACTTTGCTTGTTCTGGCCATTGTGATTGGTTTGCAAACGGTAGGTGTTGTCTTGATGAGTGCCATGTTAATTGCGCCAGCCGTTGCAGCAAGGCAGTGGACCGATCACCTTGGAATTATGGTCTTATTGGCTGCTTTTTTTGGTGCTTTTGCTGGTGTTGCTGGCACCGTAGCGAGCAGTACCATTTCTCGCATGCCTGCTGGGCCAGCCATTGTCGTAGCTGTAAGCATCTTGGTTATTATCTCTATACTTTTTGCTCCGCGGCGAGGTGTGATCTGGCAACGAGGAAGAGACTACTTGATGCGACAACGCTTTCGGGCGATGGGAGGGAAGAAAAATGGTTAG
- a CDS encoding metal ABC transporter permease: MVSPQVEIMLIASVVAVACALVGVFLVLRNMAMMSDAISHSVLLGIVLAFFLTRDLSSPALIIGAAMMGVITVVLVELLHQTRLVHEDAAIGIVFPLLFSIAVILISRHAANIHLDTDAVLLGELAFAPFDRFVYQGVDLGPKALYIMGAILLVNFFFISLFFKELKLVTFDPQLAAVLGISPIVVHYALMTLVSVTAVGAFDAVGSILVVALMIAPPATAYLLTDRLHVMIALSALVGILSAIGGFGMAYYLDASIAGSMATVAGIIFALAFLFAPERGVVAGTRRRMEQRWNFALVTLTIHLWHREKSAPVVGKAYAIQELRQHLRWSTAYFASVVERAIRRGLLTQRDDYVQLTEKGRRLAREGHGMGERATSEPL; the protein is encoded by the coding sequence ATGGTTAGCCCACAAGTCGAGATCATGCTAATTGCTTCTGTTGTTGCTGTTGCTTGTGCTCTAGTGGGTGTTTTTCTCGTCTTGCGTAATATGGCTATGATGAGTGATGCCATTAGTCATTCTGTATTGCTCGGCATTGTGCTCGCTTTTTTCTTAACTCGCGATCTTTCTTCGCCGGCTTTAATTATAGGCGCTGCCATGATGGGTGTCATAACCGTTGTTCTGGTAGAACTGTTGCACCAGACCCGCCTTGTCCATGAAGATGCAGCCATTGGCATCGTTTTTCCCTTGCTTTTTAGTATTGCTGTGATTTTGATTTCTCGTCATGCTGCCAACATTCATCTAGATACAGATGCTGTTTTGTTAGGAGAACTGGCTTTTGCACCTTTTGATCGCTTTGTCTACCAAGGTGTTGATCTAGGTCCAAAAGCTTTGTATATTATGGGGGCCATTCTGCTGGTTAACTTCTTTTTTATTAGCCTTTTTTTCAAAGAATTGAAGTTGGTAACTTTTGACCCTCAGTTGGCGGCTGTCTTGGGCATTAGCCCTATTGTTGTTCACTATGCCCTGATGACGCTTGTTTCTGTGACGGCTGTTGGCGCTTTTGACGCCGTTGGTTCTATCTTAGTGGTCGCTTTAATGATTGCCCCGCCGGCTACTGCCTATCTTTTGACAGATCGCTTACATGTCATGATTGCCCTTAGTGCTCTCGTAGGCATCCTGAGTGCCATCGGTGGCTTTGGAATGGCCTATTATTTAGACGCTTCCATTGCAGGGTCTATGGCAACGGTGGCCGGTATTATTTTTGCTCTCGCTTTTCTCTTTGCGCCAGAAAGAGGTGTCGTTGCGGGAACTCGCCGCCGCATGGAACAACGCTGGAATTTTGCCCTTGTTACGTTGACCATTCACCTTTGGCATCGTGAAAAATCTGCGCCTGTCGTTGGCAAGGCCTATGCCATTCAAGAATTACGCCAACATTTGCGCTGGTCTACCGCCTATTTCGCTTCTGTTGTGGAACGGGCCATTCGCAGAGGATTGCTTACGCAGCGAGATGATTATGTACAGCTCACTGAGAAAGGACGAAGGCTTGCTCGAGAAGGTCATGGGATGGGAGAAAGAGCAACTTCTGAGCCTCTGTGA
- a CDS encoding sensor histidine kinase has translation MKKKKVNKNSMALQKELFLYDRKSLLVRAIPNIAIFSLAILSIFYPDLTFLRYGFIAGLILLSVRQILVLSENDNLLVGAHKLNNSLNQAIHEEKILNEELEKVNKKLEQLNHDLEENVRVRTKELLVKNEELVKANQLKEQFVATVSHELKTPLHGIIGFGQVLEEDLKQSENKKHLSYLLDSAYYLQALVESLLNFSKLNADQSTLYVEEVNVVKLAHFIAKQAEEKINNKNLYFELQIAESVNMHHCDEMKLRQILINLLDNAIKYTLPGGRVHLAIDYREETLFFVVEDTGIGIPADKVESIFEPFFQIDNTLSRRHGGTGLGLSIVKKLVELFGGTIEVESEVGKGTKMYVTIPEKSRK, from the coding sequence ATGAAGAAAAAAAAAGTCAATAAAAATAGCATGGCGTTACAAAAGGAACTCTTTCTTTATGATAGAAAATCACTGTTGGTTCGTGCTATACCCAATATAGCAATATTTTCGCTGGCGATTCTCTCTATATTCTATCCAGACCTTACCTTTCTTCGTTATGGCTTCATTGCGGGTCTCATTTTGTTATCAGTACGTCAAATTCTAGTCCTTTCTGAAAATGATAATCTCTTAGTTGGTGCTCATAAGCTGAATAACTCACTAAATCAAGCCATCCATGAAGAAAAGATTCTTAATGAAGAGTTAGAAAAAGTGAACAAAAAACTAGAGCAATTAAATCATGATCTAGAAGAAAATGTTCGAGTAAGAACAAAAGAACTTCTCGTCAAAAATGAAGAATTGGTAAAAGCCAATCAGTTAAAGGAGCAGTTTGTCGCAACTGTTAGTCACGAACTAAAAACGCCGCTTCATGGCATTATTGGTTTTGGTCAAGTTCTAGAAGAAGATCTTAAGCAATCTGAAAATAAAAAGCACTTGTCCTATTTGCTTGATTCGGCTTATTATCTCCAAGCCCTCGTTGAAAGTTTGCTTAATTTTTCTAAGCTTAATGCCGACCAGTCTACATTGTACGTAGAAGAAGTGAATGTTGTTAAATTGGCACACTTTATTGCTAAGCAAGCAGAAGAGAAGATAAACAACAAGAACTTATATTTTGAGCTTCAGATAGCTGAATCAGTGAATATGCATCATTGTGATGAAATGAAATTGCGTCAAATTCTGATCAACCTTTTAGACAATGCTATTAAATACACTTTGCCAGGAGGGAGAGTTCATCTCGCCATTGATTACCGCGAAGAAACATTATTTTTCGTTGTAGAGGATACAGGCATAGGCATTCCAGCCGATAAAGTGGAAAGCATCTTTGAGCCTTTTTTTCAGATTGACAATACTTTATCACGTCGCCATGGAGGTACTGGTCTTGGGCTGTCTATTGTCAAAAAGCTTGTGGAACTTTTCGGTGGAACTATTGAGGTAGAAAGTGAAGTTGGCAAAGGAACCAAAATGTATGTCACGATCCCAGAAAAAAGTAGGAAGTGA
- a CDS encoding DL-endopeptidase inhibitor IseA family protein: MKSKKFLAQTLSIVIILVLTFVLTACSFTEKLDQPQQEEEKSELLQVLQPVTVNKEKADLPQSEITYPQVTGLSDQALEATINQILKNEALSYREKTLQDAKEQGFDIEKIAFYGDYEVTYNRGGLLSIAMPQGSYMLQAAHPSNYLSAVTVDVRTGNILSLSDLFIEKEDIKALLDPLMKKQIEERNLSLLTEFAGLEEDQDYYLGPSYLILYYQPYAYTPHAYGVLKFAIPYQAIAAEVEPKWGLLDRDSQGLTEEEVRALLLEAHRMYWYIARGGQGEGAFETFTQNGMEYRYLRGDIETRQGLEAYLGKLFTSTAIEQSLQNMGIVEKEGRMAQPNADGGSMLNWEKMGLYLIDEGEEKRVYEVKISHETTPEEDQQLWTVLQREQGTWKLIETVDSFM; this comes from the coding sequence ATGAAGAGCAAAAAATTCCTTGCCCAAACATTGTCCATCGTTATAATTCTTGTGCTGACTTTTGTCCTAACAGCATGTAGCTTTACAGAAAAGCTAGACCAGCCTCAACAAGAAGAGGAAAAAAGCGAACTCCTTCAAGTACTACAACCCGTGACGGTGAATAAGGAAAAAGCCGATCTACCCCAAAGCGAGATTACCTATCCGCAAGTAACAGGCTTATCAGACCAAGCTCTAGAAGCAACGATAAATCAAATCCTTAAGAACGAAGCCCTTTCCTATCGAGAAAAGACGCTTCAAGATGCCAAGGAACAGGGCTTCGATATAGAGAAAATCGCCTTCTACGGCGATTATGAAGTAACATACAACAGGGGAGGGCTTTTAAGTATTGCCATGCCCCAGGGGTCTTACATGCTACAAGCGGCTCATCCTAGCAATTATCTTAGTGCTGTTACGGTTGATGTAAGAACAGGCAACATACTATCCTTATCCGATCTGTTTATAGAAAAAGAGGACATCAAAGCACTTCTTGATCCTCTTATGAAAAAGCAAATTGAAGAACGAAACTTATCTCTCCTTACAGAATTTGCTGGTCTAGAAGAAGATCAAGACTATTATCTAGGGCCAAGTTATCTCATTCTCTATTATCAACCCTATGCCTATACGCCTCATGCCTATGGTGTCTTAAAATTCGCCATACCTTACCAAGCCATAGCAGCAGAAGTCGAACCAAAATGGGGCTTGCTTGATAGAGACTCTCAAGGATTGACAGAAGAAGAAGTTCGCGCTTTGCTCCTAGAAGCGCATCGGATGTATTGGTACATTGCTCGTGGCGGCCAAGGAGAAGGTGCTTTTGAGACTTTTACCCAGAATGGAATGGAATATCGTTATCTTCGAGGCGACATCGAAACGCGCCAAGGCTTAGAAGCCTATCTGGGCAAGCTTTTTACATCGACGGCAATAGAACAAAGCTTGCAGAATATGGGCATTGTTGAAAAGGAAGGCCGTATGGCGCAGCCGAATGCTGACGGAGGGTCTATGCTCAACTGGGAGAAAATGGGGCTTTATCTGATTGATGAGGGAGAAGAGAAGAGAGTCTATGAAGTGAAGATTTCTCATGAGACAACGCCGGAAGAAGATCAACAGCTCTGGACGGTGTTGCAGCGGGAACAAGGAACTTGGAAGCTTATAGAAACGGTTGATAGTTTTATGTAA
- a CDS encoding formate dehydrogenase accessory protein FdhE, with protein MALIEAPPVDMILFFQKVRKAQQEWAEEISLALTEEQKEKVQTLLSKKEHAWSHELFPFEPTRLRQYGEGILDLLQAMLQREDGSDENNLGTLSSLHKLLKGEEASEFYRLLALGDFEELEQKGLALDIDLPLLHYFIRAMLKPYLLASSKALEETIATRDWREPFCPHCGSEPTLGRLSKEEHGKRYLYCSTCETEWPFRRVVCPFCANEDQYSLPIYYVDEERHYRIEGCNQCKRYLKTVDERYYQKQERLDLYEEDVATVQLDLVAREKGLRQK; from the coding sequence ATGGCTTTGATAGAAGCACCACCTGTGGATATGATTCTTTTTTTTCAGAAGGTACGAAAAGCACAGCAAGAGTGGGCTGAAGAAATTTCGCTTGCCCTGACAGAAGAGCAAAAAGAAAAGGTACAAACTTTACTCAGCAAAAAGGAACATGCTTGGTCTCACGAGCTTTTTCCTTTTGAACCAACTAGACTTCGTCAATATGGCGAAGGCATTCTTGACTTGTTACAAGCGATGCTACAAAGAGAAGATGGTTCCGATGAGAATAATTTGGGAACCCTTTCTTCGCTTCATAAACTGTTAAAAGGGGAAGAAGCGAGTGAATTTTATCGCTTACTAGCTCTTGGCGATTTTGAAGAGCTAGAGCAAAAAGGGCTCGCTTTAGATATTGATCTGCCCTTACTACATTACTTTATCCGAGCCATGCTCAAGCCCTATCTGCTGGCTTCTTCCAAAGCTTTAGAAGAAACCATAGCAACTCGAGATTGGCGCGAGCCATTCTGTCCCCATTGTGGTTCTGAACCCACTTTAGGACGTCTATCCAAAGAAGAGCATGGCAAGCGCTATCTGTATTGCTCTACTTGTGAAACAGAGTGGCCTTTTCGTCGTGTAGTCTGCCCTTTTTGTGCCAATGAAGACCAGTACAGCTTGCCCATCTATTATGTAGACGAGGAGCGCCATTATCGGATTGAAGGTTGTAACCAGTGCAAGCGTTATCTTAAGACAGTCGATGAGCGTTATTACCAGAAGCAGGAACGACTTGATTTATATGAAGAAGATGTAGCGACAGTGCAATTGGATCTAGTGGCCCGTGAGAAAGGGCTGCGGCAGAAGTAG
- a CDS encoding formate dehydrogenase subunit gamma, with protein sequence MTKKKEQVAKVEMVEKFPLDQRVVHWIGAISFIICALTGLLLFTTAFDFLAPLFGGKIMASRIHRLAGVVFAITPIVALIWNGRNLREFLRDITHFDKDDIAFLKGFVPYILNSPGFKYPPQGKYNGGEKLQAFAQVFLGVAIIITGFILWFDGFFGQTLLQLSVPIHGIAALVTMLLALGHIFFAAINPRSNAALTGMTNGKVPVEKIKVSNAKWYEQLKKENKI encoded by the coding sequence ATGACTAAGAAGAAGGAACAGGTAGCAAAGGTAGAGATGGTTGAGAAGTTCCCTCTCGATCAAAGAGTCGTTCACTGGATCGGAGCGATTAGCTTTATCATCTGTGCTTTGACAGGCTTGCTACTTTTTACAACGGCTTTTGACTTCTTAGCGCCTCTCTTCGGTGGTAAAATTATGGCCAGTCGCATTCACCGTCTTGCTGGTGTAGTATTTGCCATCACGCCTATCGTCGCTCTTATCTGGAACGGCAGAAACTTGCGTGAGTTTCTCCGTGACATTACTCATTTTGACAAAGACGACATTGCCTTTCTCAAAGGCTTCGTTCCCTATATCCTTAATAGTCCAGGATTTAAATATCCACCGCAAGGAAAGTACAATGGCGGCGAGAAATTACAAGCTTTTGCACAAGTCTTCTTAGGTGTAGCTATTATTATCACTGGATTTATTCTCTGGTTCGATGGCTTTTTCGGTCAGACGCTCTTGCAATTGTCCGTACCGATTCACGGTATTGCCGCTCTTGTGACCATGCTTTTAGCACTGGGCCATATCTTCTTTGCTGCTATTAACCCCCGCAGTAACGCTGCTTTAACAGGTATGACCAACGGCAAAGTGCCTGTTGAGAAAATCAAAGTTTCGAATGCGAAGTGGTATGAACAGTTGAAGAAAGAGAATAAAATCTAG
- a CDS encoding 4Fe-4S dicluster domain-containing protein has translation MTRMARFVDITQCIACRGCQVACKQWNQLPGEIGSFTGTYQSHNNLSPNRWTMIRYYEHKNSEGEMEWDFVKQCCLHCGEPSCVKACPNDALRKADNGAVVTIKENCVGCGYCEIYCPFKIPKIDQRAKKMSKCTFCLGRIGNNMEPACSKTCVTDAILYGPRDEMVRVAQERLQTVQGQYPKATLYGIDELGGLGMIYLLPDRPSKYDLPENPQAPLSLTLLKDVVQPAGTLALAGTVVGLAGAALLSWRNERMKGGDKKND, from the coding sequence ATGACAAGAATGGCTCGATTTGTTGATATTACGCAATGCATAGCCTGTAGAGGCTGTCAAGTTGCCTGTAAGCAGTGGAATCAATTACCGGGTGAGATAGGTTCCTTTACTGGAACCTATCAATCTCATAATAATCTTTCCCCAAACCGCTGGACGATGATTCGCTATTACGAACATAAAAATAGCGAAGGTGAGATGGAATGGGATTTTGTGAAGCAATGTTGTCTTCACTGTGGCGAACCTTCTTGCGTCAAAGCTTGTCCTAACGATGCCTTGCGTAAAGCCGACAATGGTGCTGTCGTTACCATTAAGGAAAACTGTGTTGGTTGTGGCTACTGTGAGATCTATTGTCCTTTTAAGATTCCTAAAATAGATCAAAGAGCCAAAAAAATGTCCAAATGCACTTTTTGCTTAGGTCGCATCGGGAACAACATGGAACCAGCTTGTTCCAAGACTTGCGTAACCGACGCCATCTTGTATGGACCTCGTGATGAGATGGTGAGAGTCGCTCAGGAACGATTGCAAACAGTTCAAGGACAGTATCCCAAAGCCACTCTCTACGGGATTGATGAACTAGGCGGTCTCGGTATGATCTATCTCTTACCAGATCGACCTTCTAAGTATGACTTGCCAGAAAATCCGCAAGCCCCCCTTTCTTTAACCTTGTTAAAAGATGTCGTTCAACCGGCTGGTACGCTAGCTTTGGCAGGCACTGTCGTTGGTCTTGCTGGAGCAGCCCTGCTTAGCTGGCGCAATGAGCGCATGAAAGGGGGCGACAAGAAGAATGACTAA